One window of Papaver somniferum cultivar HN1 chromosome 9, ASM357369v1, whole genome shotgun sequence genomic DNA carries:
- the LOC113312334 gene encoding uncharacterized protein LOC113312334, producing the protein MSTEPSTVSSVISSSVSTTSPLKLKTSYISFKLDETNYIQWRRQVLYILRSHDIYSHVDPDVTSPSPFLSSSSAEKPLPNPKYAPWFQIDTSLLSGLQATLTQSVFADIPDFTYARELCTHHSTLPSFSELKSLLLNHEIRITQYNQTTPDLTPTTAFYGSTFSSTPSSSSNFSSPRFYNNSGRGNTSYRGGRGGNNGSFRGNRGGGCGNGGPGRATQFYSFGN; encoded by the exons ATGTCTACAGAACCATCTACAGTTTCTTCTGTCATATCCTCTTCTGTGTCTACAACTTCTCCTCTCAAGCTAAAAACTTCTTATATCTCCTTCAaacttgatgaaaccaattacatTCAATGGCGTCGTCAAGTACTTTATATCCTTCGTTCTCATGATATTTATAGTCATGTGGATCCTGATGTTACTTCTCCGTCTCCCTTTCTTTCTAGCTCATCTGCTGAAAAACCTCTTCCAAACCCTAAATATGCTCCTTGGTTTCAGATTGATACGTCTCTCCTTAGCGGGCTTCAAGCTACCCTTACTCAATCAGTTTTTGCGGACATCCCTGATTTTACTTATGCTCGTGAACTCTG cactcatcattctACACTTCCTTCCTTCTCCGAGTTGAAATCGTTGCTTCTAAATCATGAAATTCGTATTACTCAATATAATCAAACCACCCCGGATCTTACTCCTACAACAGCTTTCTATGGTTCAACCTTTTCTtctactccttcttcttcctcaaaCTTCTCATCACCTCGGTTTTACAACAACTCAGGCCGTGGAAATACTTCCTACAGAGGAGGTCGTGGTGGTAACAATGGTTCTTTTCGTGGAAATCGTGGTGGAGGCTGTGGCAATGGTGGTCCTGGACGTGCTACTCAGTTTTACTCCTTTGGGAATTAG